In the Candidatus Microthrix subdominans genome, CGGTGGTGGCCAGATCCCGGTGACGTAACACCTGGCTGACCTCAACCAGTTTGGCTCCATGGGCGAGCAGGTCGGCGGCAAGACCGTGTCGTAGCCGGTGTGGACCCACCCGATTCACCCCGGCACGACCGCACGCCCGGTAGACAACCTTGGTGAGCAAGCACGCACGGATGGGCACGTGAGGCGCACGCACAGTCAGGAACACGTGTCGCTCGTTGCTGGCCGGTCGGCCCTGTTGGAGATATCCGACCAGTGCTTGCCCAACATCGGCGGGAATCGGTAGCCGGTCGACACGACGGCCCTTGCCCCGCACCATGATCTCTCCGGCACGCCAGTCGATATCGTCCAGCTCCAAACGGGCGACCTCGCACGCGCGAAGCCCGAGACGGGCAACGAGCGTCAAGATCGCGAAGTCACGCCGGCCGCCGGACCTGCTCCGATCACAGCCGTCGAGCAACGCCCTCACCTCGACCGGTGACACGCTCTGTGGAATCCCGGTGTTACGCCAGCCCGCGACGGGAGGCATGGCCGTCCCCAAATCGACCTCGATGATCCGGTCCCAATACAAGAACCGCAGCAACGACCGAAGATCGCCCGCCTCGCGTTTCGCCGACGCCACGCTGAGGCGACCACACGAATCGAGCAGATAGGTGAACACGTCGGCTGCCTCGAGGCCCTCGGCCCCTGTGCCCCCAACACGGGCCGCTCGTTCGGTCAGAAAGACCTTGGCCATCCGCACGTAGCGGTCCACCGTCGATGGTGCCAGCCCACGCTCTCTGGTGAGCCCCGCGTTTCTCGGACAGTGATCTGTGGCAGCCCTTACGCTGCCCGTGCCTTGTCGCGATAGCTGTCATGCACTTCAACCGGTGTCCGGTAACCGATCCCCGAATGAAGCCTGGAACGATTATACAAATCTCGATCCAATGCGCAATACCCGAAACAGCCTTTCTTCGTGTCGGGAACACTGTCCGATAAACGAACTCGTTCTTCAACGAAGCAAAAAACGATTCCGCCATAGCATTATCCCAACACACCCCGGTCTTACCCATCGACCCAACCATGTCATTTGACGCAAGGAACGCTTTGAACTCCTCAGAGGTGTACTGCGCCCCATGATCCGAATGGAATATGGCATTCGACTGAATGCCACCAGCGTCGATCGCGGCCTGCAACGCGTCGGTCACCAGACCGGTGCGCATATGGTCGGCCATCGCGAACCCGACCACCATCTTCGAGAAACAATCGATCACCGTCGCCAAGTACACCCACCCTTCCCACGTGCGGATATAGGTGATATCACCGACCAGCGTCCGCCCGGCTCCGCGGCGGTGAAGTCCCGGTCGACCAAGTCCGCCGTGCTCGGCGTACCGTCAGGGTCGGTCGTTCGCCTGTATGGCCTGGGCTGACAGGCAACCATGTCACCCTCGACCATCACCCGACGGACCAGTTCAAGGCGGCAACGATCTTCTTGCGGCCCAGCTCGGCATGGACCCGACGGTGCCCGTAGGTGCCATCGGACGCATCGAAGACCTTGCGGACATCGACCGCCAGTTCCTCGCGTCGTTCCGCGGTTGCTGACAGCGGACGTTTCCGCCAGTCGTAGTAGCCGGACTTCGACACGCCCGCCCACAAACACATCTTGGTGACCGGGTAGTTCGCCTTCTCGCCGTCGATGAACTCGTACTTCGAGATCACCGATACTCCTGGGCGAAGAAGGACGCCGCTTTTCCCAAGAACTCGTTTTTCATCCGAAGTTCCCGGTTCTCGGCTTGGAGTTCGCGGAATTGGATACGTTCGGCTGGGGTCAAAGGGTCCTCCTCGATCGGGTGGGCATCACGGTACTTGTTGACCCACACACCGAGTGTGCCCGGGTTGATGTCCAACTCGTTGGCGACCGTGGCGATCGGCCGGGAACCGTCGATCACCATCTTCAGCCTCGGCCTTGAAAGTGTCAGAGTATTTTGTTCGTTTGCGTACCATATTGGATTCCTTTGTGTCAGTGGATGTTATCAATCACCCACTGTCCGAAATCCTCGGGGCACCCCAGTGGTAGGGGCTCCCTCGTTACCGGACAGATCGCCAGCCAACTCAGCTCCTACTCCTGAGCGTCAACGTCGGCACGGGCGGCGGCGGTGGCGGCCCAGGTACAACGCACCGGGTGTCGCAGGCGGCGGCTATCGAAACGGCGGGTCGGGTGCGAGCGGAGGCAACAGCGAAGGTGGTGCCGAGGTGGTGGCGGCGCAGCACGCTCAGCGGTCCGAGCATTCTGGTCGTCGCTAGCGGTGGTGGCGGAGGAAGGGTGGTGGTGGTGGTGGTGGTGGTGGTGGTGGAGGTAATACGGAATACGGGCATCTATCAGCGGCCGGATGGAGGTGAGGGCGGCGACGCCGACAACGCCGGAGGCCAGGGCAGCGGCGCCTTCCAGTGTTGGCAAAGCTCAGGGTGGCGCCTCCGGAACGGGGGACGTGGCGGCGGAGCTCGTGGCACGAGCGGATCCAACGGGGCTAACGGTTCTAACCAATCGGCTGGCATCGGAGGCGGTGGCGGTGGCGGTGGAGCCGGCAGGTCTGTGACGCTCAATCCCGGCGGTGGTGGCGGCGGGGGCGGCGGGCTGTACGCCGATGGCAACGGGTCCGGAGGTGTCTCCGGGCACGACGGTGATAATTGCCGGCGGCGGCGCCACCGGCGGCTCGGGCGCAAACTCCAGCAACACCGCCGGAACACCAGGTGGCGCAGGGTTTGTGAAGGTATTCCTCGACAGCCAGGGCAACAACACACCGGGAGCGTTCTGCAGCTACCCGCAGCCGTAGGTTGCACCTTCACACGTCCGACGTTCTCACGGCGTCGGCGTTGCCTCAGTGGCTGGTGGGGCGGTTGCCTACGACGCCGTCACCGACACGATCCATCGTGTCGGCTCGATGGGCGCCGTCCTCCTGGTCGATGATGAGACCAACCCCGGTCGGCGCGTTCGTCGACGACGTCGCGGCCGCGACCGGTACGACGCATGGGGGATGCAGAGGCGCTGTGCTCGCGGGCATCGAATCGATGCGCTCACTTGGCTTGCTCGATCGCCGGAGAGCCATTTTGGGTTCAGCCCGGGCACTGGCTCGCTACTCCAACAGGACGATCTACCAACGAGCAAGCCCACGCCGTGCTCGACCGCTCCATCGTTTTCCGCTCATCGACCAGGCCCTCCTCGACGACATCGACTCCTTACTTCAAGGACTCGACAACAGCGTTGCCTCCGACGGACAATTTCGACATCTCACCCGGTCCCACCGGCCGAGTTTGCCTCCAGGCCGCAGAGGAGTGGGACTTCCCAAATCGCGACAATCTCTTTGCTCAGCTGCCTGGTGTCCTGAACGACTTCGCTGCTCGGTCGCACACGTTGGCGGTACTTCACGCCGGCGCAGTACCGACCGACAGGTCGGCTGAGTTGCCGATCAGCGGTGACTCGGCGTCCGGGAATCCCAACACTGGTCAGAGCGCTCGTTCAACAGGGGTGCGCCTACCTCGGCGATGAAATGATCGAGTCCGCTCGAACGAACAGAGACCCTCCCCTACCCCAAAGCCGCTGGAACTCGACGAGGAGAGTTGCCGCGTGTTGGGGCGGTAACCGATCCCACCGCACCTTCACTCATGAAGTTTGCGAAGCGACGCAACCTCGCTTACAGAACCTGCCGGGCGGTGAGCGAGATCAACTTCCCAGGCTTTCAACCGGGTCATCAACCGGGGTCCCGGCTTGGTCGACGCGGCGCTCGGGCGCTGCTCGGACAAGCGATCAACTAAGCAGGCCGGAGAGCACGGATTGCGGGCTGTGTGCGAGCTGGCCGAGACCGTCCCGGTCAGTCGCATTGTTCACGGATTCGACCGCTCTGGCTGAACGTCTCCTCGCCAACATGGCAGTGCGCCAACTCAAGTCTGAGCCGCCGAAGGACGTCTTCAGAACTCCTGTTGGGTTGAAGCAAGCTTGCGCGCGCCCCCTGACGGTCGAGCGGGGACGGGCTCTTCGGGTGCCGACACATGTTCGTTCTCCCGGCACCGCGTTCGCAACTGATCGACGACATAGCGGGCGCCACGGCGGGCGACGCGGTCGCTAACGTCGGGCCAGGGGGAACAACACATGAGCAAGCACAACGAGCGGGTCTTCGTGATCGGCGTCGGGATGACCAAGTTTGAGAAGCCCGGAGCCCGCGAGGGCTGGGACTACCCGCAGATGGTGAAGGAGTCGGGAACCAAAGCGCTCGAGGACGCCGGCATCGGCTACGACCGGATCGAGCAGGTGCACGCCGGCTACGTGTACGGCGACTCCACCTGCGGTGAGCGGGCGGTCTACGAGCTGGGCATGACCGGCATCCCGATCACCAACGTCAACAACAACTGCTCCACCGGGTCGACCGCCCTGTACCTGAGCGCCGAGGCGATCCGGGGCGGTCGCGCCGACTGCGTGATGGCGGTGGGCTTCGAAAAGATGCAGCAGGGCTCGTTGGCGATCGGCGCGGAGGACCGCGAGCAGCCGCTGATGAAGCACATGATGGCCCTTGGCGAGTTGTACGAGTTCGCCATGCCGCCTGCGCCGTACATGTTCGGTGCGGCCGGTCGGGAGCACATGGAGAAGTACGGCTCCACGCCGGAGCACTTCGCCAAGATCGGCGAGAAGAACCACCGGCACTCGGCCAACAACCCCTACGCCCAGTTCCAGGACGTCTACACGCTTCAGGAGATCCTCGACGCCAAGATGGTGTACCCGCTGCTCACCCGGCTGCAGTGCTCCCCCACCTCCGATGGCTCCGGCGCTGCGGTGCTCGCCAGCGAGGAGTTTGTCGAGGCCAACGACCTGGCGGACCAGGCGATCGAGATCGTCGGGCAGACCATCGTCACCGACCTGGCCAGCACGTTCACCGCCGGCACCGCCGCCGCCCTCGTCGGCTACGACATGACCAAGGAGGCCGGCCGCCAGGTGTTCGAGCAGTCCGGCCTGGGCATCGACGACTTCCAGGTGATCGAGCTGCATGACTGCTTCTCGACCAACGAGCTGCTCACCTACGAGGCGTTCGGCCTGGCCGCTGAGGGCGAAGGCCACAAGCTGATCGACAACGACGACACCACCTACGGCGGCCGCTGGGTGGTCAACCCCTCCGGCGGGCTGATCTCCAAGGGCCACCCGCTGGGCGCCACCGGCCTGGCCCAGAGCTCAGAACTGGTCTGGCAACTGCGCGGCACCGCCGAAGCACGGCAGGTCGACGACGTCACGGCCGGCCTGCAACACAACATCGGCCTGGGCGGCGCCGCCGTCGTCACCGCCTACCAGCGCGCCGACCGCTGACAAGGAGCCACACCATGCCCACGATCGACGGCGCACTCCGCGCCACCGCCCGCCGCATCCCCGACGCCGAAGCGCTCAAGTTTGGCCAGGTCGAGTTGAACTATGCCCAACTCGATGAGGCGGTCGACCGCGCCGCCCGTGCCCTGGCAGGCCTCGGCGTCGCCAAGGGCGACCGGGTGGCGCTGATGTCGACGATGCGTTGATCCTCTACACGACGGGGGCGACCGGCAAACCGAAGGGTGCCCTGTTCGACCACCACCGCATCATGTGGGTGGGCGTCAACGTCATCGCCACCTGCGGCATGCGAGTGGAGGCAGTCCTCCATTTGTCGCACGACCGTCGTGGCGTACCCCCGGTCGGGATCGGTCGACCTCACCAGCGTGCTCCGGCCGGTCTGCGCTTTCCTCAGCGGTTGACACGTCCGACCGCCAGAGCCCAGCTCAGCAGGCTTGACCGTCACTGCCCGTTCGTATGGTGAATCAACCCACCCAGCGATTCGGAGGCATATGCCATGACGATGGCCGAGCACGAACGGTACCATCTTCACCAGCAGCTCGAAGAAGTACTCGACGAGCGAGGAGCCAACACCATGATGGAACTGCTTCCACCCGTGGGATGGGCCGACGTCACCACCAAACGCGACCTCGACCAACTCGAAGAACGCATGGACCTGCGCTTTCAGAACGTGGACCTCCGATTCGACAACGTCGACTCGCGGCTGGACGAAATTTCCGAAATCGCAGGTCTCCGTTTCAACCAGGCCACCGAAAACACAAATCTCCGCTTCAACCAGGCCGCCGACAGCACAAATCTTCGTTTCGACAAGGCCGCCGAAAGCACGAATCTCCGCTTTGAGAAGGTCGAGAAACGAATCGACGCACAAGCCGACCGGATCATCAGCAAGCTTCTGACAATCCTGGTGCCCATCATCGCGGTGGCCGTAGCGTTCTTGACGGCCATGTCGGTGTGGGGCCCAGGCTGATCACCGAGTCCACCGGCGGGCCACATCGACACGCGATGCCAGCGGCTCACGGTGGTGGCCACCTTGGTCACGATCGCCACAACACACCCGTCATCACGCTCGACGATCAGGTCCACCTCATGGTCGCCCCGGTGGGTTCGGAGATGACCGACCGACGCTTCACGAACTGCAGCGGAACGACCGCCTGCACCTGGCCCCCTTCACCCGCATCGAAGTGCAGGAGTTCCACCGGGGCGGTATGCCATTCCTGTGGGCTAACTTCCACACATGCGTTTGCACATAACATTGGACGACGAACTTGTCGAAGAGCTCGACCGTCGCCGGGACTCGCCAACGAAGCGCGTACATCGAAGCAGCGGTGCGCCAGACCCTCGACGACGAACGACGTTGGGACGATGTGGAATCGGCCCTCGGCTCCCTCGCCGATTCGGGGCACGCATGGGACGACGACCCGGCCACATGGGTCGCGCACAACGTGAAGCCGACAGCCGGCGCACCGGATAGTGGCCCGCCTACTCCTCGACTCGACCGTGCTCATCGACGCGCTTCGAGGGCGCCCGGCCGCCGACCGGGTCGCCGGCTTGCGACGCCTGGGAACTCAGCCGTGGGTGTGCGCCATCTCGGTCGAGGAGATCTGGCGTGGGCTCCACCCCGA is a window encoding:
- a CDS encoding tyrosine-type recombinase/integrase, producing MDRYVRMAKVFLTERAARVGGTGAEGLEAADVFTYLLDSCGRLSVASAKREAGDLRSLLRFLYWDRIIEVDLGTAMPPVAGWRNTGIPQSVSPVEVRALLDGCDRSRSGGRRDFAILTLVARLGLRACEVARLELDDIDWRAGEIMVRGKGRRVDRLPIPADVGQALVGYLQQGRPASNERHVFLTVRAPHVPIRACLLTKVVYRACGRAGVNRVGPHRLRHGLAADLLAHGAKLVEVSQVLRHRDLATTAIYAKVDFVRLAQVAQPWPGARR
- a CDS encoding lipid-transfer protein, with product MSKHNERVFVIGVGMTKFEKPGAREGWDYPQMVKESGTKALEDAGIGYDRIEQVHAGYVYGDSTCGERAVYELGMTGIPITNVNNNCSTGSTALYLSAEAIRGGRADCVMAVGFEKMQQGSLAIGAEDREQPLMKHMMALGELYEFAMPPAPYMFGAAGREHMEKYGSTPEHFAKIGEKNHRHSANNPYAQFQDVYTLQEILDAKMVYPLLTRLQCSPTSDGSGAAVLASEEFVEANDLADQAIEIVGQTIVTDLASTFTAGTAAALVGYDMTKEAGRQVFEQSGLGIDDFQVIELHDCFSTNELLTYEAFGLAAEGEGHKLIDNDDTTYGGRWVVNPSGGLISKGHPLGATGLAQSSELVWQLRGTAEARQVDDVTAGLQHNIGLGGAAVVTAYQRADR
- a CDS encoding AMP-binding protein, translated to MPTIDGALRATARRIPDAEALKFGQVELNYAQLDEAVDRAARALAGLGVAKGDRVALMSTMR